Proteins found in one Drosophila innubila isolate TH190305 chromosome X, UK_Dinn_1.0, whole genome shotgun sequence genomic segment:
- the LOC117782915 gene encoding ras GTPase-activating protein 1 isoform X1, producing the protein MVLKFTHTHLHTHRHAHIHIHYLMRLGNVDVVIQKDKLGSPTGGSDDGNLAALGGITGLGAMMAAGGIDLADLAQELDQDEFDGPHMLNGERPAIIAPPESEWYHGRLDRYSAEARLRGSGKLGSYLVRESDRKPGSYVLSYYGRTGINHFRITAVCGDFYIGGRQFISLSDLVGYYTSCSDLLKRERLVIPVAPPEPVNDKKRVVAILPYTKMPETDELSFQKGDIFFVHNDMGDGWLWVTAHRTGEQGMIFRELVDDLDVSIDPNTVFPWFHPNCTKNEAVDMLVKAGPGSFLVRPSDNSPGDYSLFFHINNQIQRFRIEKKGVRYLMGGRTFECLDAVINRYRKEQIVEGHSLNHPVVNGSQPEFNQQYVVEKAAEKIYATLRECRDQIGLKKIKGIKHHGHLNKKSDKTTKWKQLYFALINDGTETQLCFYDNPKKTKPKGLIDLSCAYLYQCHDSLWERPYCFQIVERALPCLATVTYLCAPSQESYVEWINALKAQCDSQLSRAQKKVSRLRELRCLNLHVLEAHRLPFKLVPHPYCSISLNQVKVGKTRVKIAPEPVWEEEFVLDDVPPDVVSLTITLVSRGKRGKDSEVAELTIDLASLKNGQETEGWYQLTGMTPMGEWGSLRLRMRYLDDLIMPCEEYSPLQQLLLEPELYAVKALAELCHNDRVPLATALLRVFRHEKRETELIRILCQAEVARENETTTLFRGASLATTLMDLYMRTECSGFLQSAVSETVQRILESKQSAELNPTKMDVNDDACTNAEFLLQILDLVTQSIFTSPDACPRSVRYICNCLQKAVVAKWPTERLVRTRVVSGFIFLRLLCPSLLNPRQFGLVSETPPTAATRSLIMVAKCLQNLANLIEFGGKEQYMEVVNPFILKNKERMIVFLDQLSLITDPNPPLGMFVEQNSNHNAQDTGRELATLHHICVSYLPELQELSNILSIKKLVTVTDMLTKHKLKYREMIS; encoded by the exons GCGAAAGGCCGGCGATAATTGCTCCGCCGGAGAGTGAATGGTACCATGGACGATTGGATCGTTATTCCGCCGAGGCGCGTCTCCGTGGCAGCGGCAAATTGGGCAGTTATCTGG TGCGCGAAAGTGATCGGAAACCGGGCTCCTATGTGCTCAGCTATTACGGACGCACGGGCATCAATCATTTCCG GATTACGGCCGTTTGTGGTGACTTTTACATTGGCGGACGCCAGTTTATTTCTCTGAGCGATCTCGTTGGTTATTATACCTCGTGCAGCGATCTCTTGAAACGTGAGCGTCTTGTGATTCCCGTAGCGCCTCCGGAGCCGGTCAACGATAAGAAACGTGTAGTGGCCATTTTGCCGTATACGAAAATGCCGGAAACGGATGAGCTGAGCTTCCAGAAGGGTGACATCTTTTTTGTGCACAATGACATGGGCGATGGCTGGTTGTGGGTGACGGCTCATCGTACCGGGGAACAGGGCATGATATTTCGTGAGCTTGTCGATGATCTGGATGTCTCCATTGATCCGAATACGGTGTTTCCTTGGTTCCATCCCAATTGCACCAAAAACGAGGCTGTCGATATGTTGGTCAAGG ctgGTCCTGGCAGCTTTCTAGTGCGACCTAGTGATAACTCACCCGGAGATTACTCGCTCTTCTTTCACATCAACAATCAAATTCAACGATTTCGCATTGAGAAAAAGGGCGTCCGATATTTGATGGGCGGTCGGACGTTCGAGTGTCTCGATGCGGTGATTAATCGTTATCGGAAAGAGCAAATCGTTGAGGGACATTCACTCAATCATCCGGTGGTAAATGGTTCACAGCCAGAGTTTAATCAACAGTATGTGGTTGAAAAGGCCGCGGAGAAAATCTACGCCACGTTGAGGGAATGTCGCGATCAAATTGGCCTCAAGAAGATCAAGGGCATTAAGCATCATGGACATTTGAACAAGAAGTCGGATAAGACGACCAAATGGAAGCAATTGTATTTTGCATTGATCAACGATGGCACCGAAACTCAATTGTGCTTTTATGACAATCCCAAAAAGACTAAGCCCAAGGGTCTCATTGATCTATCGTGCGCATATCTGTATCAGTGTCATGATTCCCTCTGGGAGCGACCCTATTGCTTTCAGATTGTGGAACGTGCACTGCCTTGTCTAGCGACTGTCACATATCTCTGTGCTCCCAGTCAGGAGAGTTATGTGGAATGGATAAATGCCTTGAAGGCCCAATGCGATTCACAGCTGAGTCGGGCACAAAAGAAGGTATCACGACTCCGTGAATTGCGTTGCCTCAATTTGCATGTGCTGGAGGCGCATCGATTGCCATTCAAATTGGTGCCACATCCCTATTGCAGTATTTCCCTTAACCAGGTCAAGGTGGGCAAGACGCGCGTCAAGATTGCACCCGAACCCGTCTGGGAGGAGGAATTTGTACTCGA CGATGTGCCACCAGATGTGGTATCCCTGACAATTACGCTGGTGTCGCGTGGCAAGCGTGGCAAGGACTCTGAGGTGGCCGAATTGACCATCGATTTGGCCAGTCTAAAGAACGGCCAGGAGACGGAGGGATGGTATCAACTGACAGGCATGACACCCATGGGCGAATGGGGCTCTTTGAGACTACGTATGCGATATCTGGATGATCTGATCATGCCCTGCGAGGAGTACAGTCCACTGCAGCAGTTGCTGCTCGAACCGGAATTGTATGCCGTCAAGGCGCTCGCCGAACTCTGTCACAATGATCGTGTGCCATTGGCAACGGCATTGTTGCGGGTGTTCCGGCATGAGAAACGGGAAACGGAATTGATACGCATTCTGTGCCAGGCTGAGGTGGCACGTGAGAATGAGACAACGACACTGTTCCGTGGCGCCTCGTTGGCCACCACATTGATGGACTTGTATATGCGGACCGAGTGCAGCGGTTTCCTTCAGTCCGCTGTCAGCGAAACCGTTCAACGCATCCTCGAGAGCAAACAGTCGGCGGAATTGAATCCCACGAAAATGGATGTCAACGATGATGCATGCACAAATGCCGAGTTCCTGCTACAAATACTCGATCTTGTCACACAATCGATCTTCACATCCCCGGACGCTTGTCCCCGCAGTGTCCGTTACATTTGCAATTGCCTGCAAAAGGCCGTGGTTGCCAAATGGCCAACGGAGCGTTTGGTGCGCACCCGTGTCGTCTCCGGTTTTATATTCCTGCGTCTGCTCTGCCCGTCGCTCCTCAATCCGCGCCAATTTGGCCTCGTCAGCGAGACGCCTCCAACGGCCGCCACACGCTCCCTCATCATGGTGGCCAAGTGTCTACAGAATCTGGCCAATCTCATTGAATTTGGCGGCAAG GAGCAATACATGGAGGTGGTCAATCCGTTTATTTTGAAGAACAAGGAGCGTATGATTGTATTCTTAGATCAATTGTCGCTAATTACGGATCCCAATCCGCCGCTGGGCATGTTTGTGGAGCAAAATTCGAATCACAATGCACAGGACACTG gtCGCGAATTAGCCACCTTGCACCACATTTGCGTATCCTATTTGCCGGAATTGCAAGAGCTATCGAATATATTATCGATTAAGAAGCTTGTAACGGTCACCGATATGCTGACCAAGCACAAATTGAAGTATCGCGAGATGATCAGCTAA
- the LOC117782915 gene encoding ras GTPase-activating protein 1 isoform X3, whose product MMAAGGIDLADLAQELDQDEFDGPHMLNGERPAIIAPPESEWYHGRLDRYSAEARLRGSGKLGSYLVRESDRKPGSYVLSYYGRTGINHFRITAVCGDFYIGGRQFISLSDLVGYYTSCSDLLKRERLVIPVAPPEPVNDKKRVVAILPYTKMPETDELSFQKGDIFFVHNDMGDGWLWVTAHRTGEQGMIFRELVDDLDVSIDPNTVFPWFHPNCTKNEAVDMLVKAGPGSFLVRPSDNSPGDYSLFFHINNQIQRFRIEKKGVRYLMGGRTFECLDAVINRYRKEQIVEGHSLNHPVVNGSQPEFNQQYVVEKAAEKIYATLRECRDQIGLKKIKGIKHHGHLNKKSDKTTKWKQLYFALINDGTETQLCFYDNPKKTKPKGLIDLSCAYLYQCHDSLWERPYCFQIVERALPCLATVTYLCAPSQESYVEWINALKAQCDSQLSRAQKKVSRLRELRCLNLHVLEAHRLPFKLVPHPYCSISLNQVKVGKTRVKIAPEPVWEEEFVLDDVPPDVVSLTITLVSRGKRGKDSEVAELTIDLASLKNGQETEGWYQLTGMTPMGEWGSLRLRMRYLDDLIMPCEEYSPLQQLLLEPELYAVKALAELCHNDRVPLATALLRVFRHEKRETELIRILCQAEVARENETTTLFRGASLATTLMDLYMRTECSGFLQSAVSETVQRILESKQSAELNPTKMDVNDDACTNAEFLLQILDLVTQSIFTSPDACPRSVRYICNCLQKAVVAKWPTERLVRTRVVSGFIFLRLLCPSLLNPRQFGLVSETPPTAATRSLIMVAKCLQNLANLIEFGGKEQYMEVVNPFILKNKERMIVFLDQLSLITDPNPPLGMFVEQNSNHNAQDTGRELATLHHICVSYLPELQELSNILSIKKLVTVTDMLTKHKLKYREMIS is encoded by the exons GCGAAAGGCCGGCGATAATTGCTCCGCCGGAGAGTGAATGGTACCATGGACGATTGGATCGTTATTCCGCCGAGGCGCGTCTCCGTGGCAGCGGCAAATTGGGCAGTTATCTGG TGCGCGAAAGTGATCGGAAACCGGGCTCCTATGTGCTCAGCTATTACGGACGCACGGGCATCAATCATTTCCG GATTACGGCCGTTTGTGGTGACTTTTACATTGGCGGACGCCAGTTTATTTCTCTGAGCGATCTCGTTGGTTATTATACCTCGTGCAGCGATCTCTTGAAACGTGAGCGTCTTGTGATTCCCGTAGCGCCTCCGGAGCCGGTCAACGATAAGAAACGTGTAGTGGCCATTTTGCCGTATACGAAAATGCCGGAAACGGATGAGCTGAGCTTCCAGAAGGGTGACATCTTTTTTGTGCACAATGACATGGGCGATGGCTGGTTGTGGGTGACGGCTCATCGTACCGGGGAACAGGGCATGATATTTCGTGAGCTTGTCGATGATCTGGATGTCTCCATTGATCCGAATACGGTGTTTCCTTGGTTCCATCCCAATTGCACCAAAAACGAGGCTGTCGATATGTTGGTCAAGG ctgGTCCTGGCAGCTTTCTAGTGCGACCTAGTGATAACTCACCCGGAGATTACTCGCTCTTCTTTCACATCAACAATCAAATTCAACGATTTCGCATTGAGAAAAAGGGCGTCCGATATTTGATGGGCGGTCGGACGTTCGAGTGTCTCGATGCGGTGATTAATCGTTATCGGAAAGAGCAAATCGTTGAGGGACATTCACTCAATCATCCGGTGGTAAATGGTTCACAGCCAGAGTTTAATCAACAGTATGTGGTTGAAAAGGCCGCGGAGAAAATCTACGCCACGTTGAGGGAATGTCGCGATCAAATTGGCCTCAAGAAGATCAAGGGCATTAAGCATCATGGACATTTGAACAAGAAGTCGGATAAGACGACCAAATGGAAGCAATTGTATTTTGCATTGATCAACGATGGCACCGAAACTCAATTGTGCTTTTATGACAATCCCAAAAAGACTAAGCCCAAGGGTCTCATTGATCTATCGTGCGCATATCTGTATCAGTGTCATGATTCCCTCTGGGAGCGACCCTATTGCTTTCAGATTGTGGAACGTGCACTGCCTTGTCTAGCGACTGTCACATATCTCTGTGCTCCCAGTCAGGAGAGTTATGTGGAATGGATAAATGCCTTGAAGGCCCAATGCGATTCACAGCTGAGTCGGGCACAAAAGAAGGTATCACGACTCCGTGAATTGCGTTGCCTCAATTTGCATGTGCTGGAGGCGCATCGATTGCCATTCAAATTGGTGCCACATCCCTATTGCAGTATTTCCCTTAACCAGGTCAAGGTGGGCAAGACGCGCGTCAAGATTGCACCCGAACCCGTCTGGGAGGAGGAATTTGTACTCGA CGATGTGCCACCAGATGTGGTATCCCTGACAATTACGCTGGTGTCGCGTGGCAAGCGTGGCAAGGACTCTGAGGTGGCCGAATTGACCATCGATTTGGCCAGTCTAAAGAACGGCCAGGAGACGGAGGGATGGTATCAACTGACAGGCATGACACCCATGGGCGAATGGGGCTCTTTGAGACTACGTATGCGATATCTGGATGATCTGATCATGCCCTGCGAGGAGTACAGTCCACTGCAGCAGTTGCTGCTCGAACCGGAATTGTATGCCGTCAAGGCGCTCGCCGAACTCTGTCACAATGATCGTGTGCCATTGGCAACGGCATTGTTGCGGGTGTTCCGGCATGAGAAACGGGAAACGGAATTGATACGCATTCTGTGCCAGGCTGAGGTGGCACGTGAGAATGAGACAACGACACTGTTCCGTGGCGCCTCGTTGGCCACCACATTGATGGACTTGTATATGCGGACCGAGTGCAGCGGTTTCCTTCAGTCCGCTGTCAGCGAAACCGTTCAACGCATCCTCGAGAGCAAACAGTCGGCGGAATTGAATCCCACGAAAATGGATGTCAACGATGATGCATGCACAAATGCCGAGTTCCTGCTACAAATACTCGATCTTGTCACACAATCGATCTTCACATCCCCGGACGCTTGTCCCCGCAGTGTCCGTTACATTTGCAATTGCCTGCAAAAGGCCGTGGTTGCCAAATGGCCAACGGAGCGTTTGGTGCGCACCCGTGTCGTCTCCGGTTTTATATTCCTGCGTCTGCTCTGCCCGTCGCTCCTCAATCCGCGCCAATTTGGCCTCGTCAGCGAGACGCCTCCAACGGCCGCCACACGCTCCCTCATCATGGTGGCCAAGTGTCTACAGAATCTGGCCAATCTCATTGAATTTGGCGGCAAG GAGCAATACATGGAGGTGGTCAATCCGTTTATTTTGAAGAACAAGGAGCGTATGATTGTATTCTTAGATCAATTGTCGCTAATTACGGATCCCAATCCGCCGCTGGGCATGTTTGTGGAGCAAAATTCGAATCACAATGCACAGGACACTG gtCGCGAATTAGCCACCTTGCACCACATTTGCGTATCCTATTTGCCGGAATTGCAAGAGCTATCGAATATATTATCGATTAAGAAGCTTGTAACGGTCACCGATATGCTGACCAAGCACAAATTGAAGTATCGCGAGATGATCAGCTAA
- the LOC117782915 gene encoding ras GTPase-activating protein 1 isoform X2 translates to MADLMRLGNVDVVIQKDKLGSPTGGSDDGNLAALGGITGLGAMMAAGGIDLADLAQELDQDEFDGPHMLNGERPAIIAPPESEWYHGRLDRYSAEARLRGSGKLGSYLVRESDRKPGSYVLSYYGRTGINHFRITAVCGDFYIGGRQFISLSDLVGYYTSCSDLLKRERLVIPVAPPEPVNDKKRVVAILPYTKMPETDELSFQKGDIFFVHNDMGDGWLWVTAHRTGEQGMIFRELVDDLDVSIDPNTVFPWFHPNCTKNEAVDMLVKAGPGSFLVRPSDNSPGDYSLFFHINNQIQRFRIEKKGVRYLMGGRTFECLDAVINRYRKEQIVEGHSLNHPVVNGSQPEFNQQYVVEKAAEKIYATLRECRDQIGLKKIKGIKHHGHLNKKSDKTTKWKQLYFALINDGTETQLCFYDNPKKTKPKGLIDLSCAYLYQCHDSLWERPYCFQIVERALPCLATVTYLCAPSQESYVEWINALKAQCDSQLSRAQKKVSRLRELRCLNLHVLEAHRLPFKLVPHPYCSISLNQVKVGKTRVKIAPEPVWEEEFVLDDVPPDVVSLTITLVSRGKRGKDSEVAELTIDLASLKNGQETEGWYQLTGMTPMGEWGSLRLRMRYLDDLIMPCEEYSPLQQLLLEPELYAVKALAELCHNDRVPLATALLRVFRHEKRETELIRILCQAEVARENETTTLFRGASLATTLMDLYMRTECSGFLQSAVSETVQRILESKQSAELNPTKMDVNDDACTNAEFLLQILDLVTQSIFTSPDACPRSVRYICNCLQKAVVAKWPTERLVRTRVVSGFIFLRLLCPSLLNPRQFGLVSETPPTAATRSLIMVAKCLQNLANLIEFGGKEQYMEVVNPFILKNKERMIVFLDQLSLITDPNPPLGMFVEQNSNHNAQDTGRELATLHHICVSYLPELQELSNILSIKKLVTVTDMLTKHKLKYREMIS, encoded by the exons GCGAAAGGCCGGCGATAATTGCTCCGCCGGAGAGTGAATGGTACCATGGACGATTGGATCGTTATTCCGCCGAGGCGCGTCTCCGTGGCAGCGGCAAATTGGGCAGTTATCTGG TGCGCGAAAGTGATCGGAAACCGGGCTCCTATGTGCTCAGCTATTACGGACGCACGGGCATCAATCATTTCCG GATTACGGCCGTTTGTGGTGACTTTTACATTGGCGGACGCCAGTTTATTTCTCTGAGCGATCTCGTTGGTTATTATACCTCGTGCAGCGATCTCTTGAAACGTGAGCGTCTTGTGATTCCCGTAGCGCCTCCGGAGCCGGTCAACGATAAGAAACGTGTAGTGGCCATTTTGCCGTATACGAAAATGCCGGAAACGGATGAGCTGAGCTTCCAGAAGGGTGACATCTTTTTTGTGCACAATGACATGGGCGATGGCTGGTTGTGGGTGACGGCTCATCGTACCGGGGAACAGGGCATGATATTTCGTGAGCTTGTCGATGATCTGGATGTCTCCATTGATCCGAATACGGTGTTTCCTTGGTTCCATCCCAATTGCACCAAAAACGAGGCTGTCGATATGTTGGTCAAGG ctgGTCCTGGCAGCTTTCTAGTGCGACCTAGTGATAACTCACCCGGAGATTACTCGCTCTTCTTTCACATCAACAATCAAATTCAACGATTTCGCATTGAGAAAAAGGGCGTCCGATATTTGATGGGCGGTCGGACGTTCGAGTGTCTCGATGCGGTGATTAATCGTTATCGGAAAGAGCAAATCGTTGAGGGACATTCACTCAATCATCCGGTGGTAAATGGTTCACAGCCAGAGTTTAATCAACAGTATGTGGTTGAAAAGGCCGCGGAGAAAATCTACGCCACGTTGAGGGAATGTCGCGATCAAATTGGCCTCAAGAAGATCAAGGGCATTAAGCATCATGGACATTTGAACAAGAAGTCGGATAAGACGACCAAATGGAAGCAATTGTATTTTGCATTGATCAACGATGGCACCGAAACTCAATTGTGCTTTTATGACAATCCCAAAAAGACTAAGCCCAAGGGTCTCATTGATCTATCGTGCGCATATCTGTATCAGTGTCATGATTCCCTCTGGGAGCGACCCTATTGCTTTCAGATTGTGGAACGTGCACTGCCTTGTCTAGCGACTGTCACATATCTCTGTGCTCCCAGTCAGGAGAGTTATGTGGAATGGATAAATGCCTTGAAGGCCCAATGCGATTCACAGCTGAGTCGGGCACAAAAGAAGGTATCACGACTCCGTGAATTGCGTTGCCTCAATTTGCATGTGCTGGAGGCGCATCGATTGCCATTCAAATTGGTGCCACATCCCTATTGCAGTATTTCCCTTAACCAGGTCAAGGTGGGCAAGACGCGCGTCAAGATTGCACCCGAACCCGTCTGGGAGGAGGAATTTGTACTCGA CGATGTGCCACCAGATGTGGTATCCCTGACAATTACGCTGGTGTCGCGTGGCAAGCGTGGCAAGGACTCTGAGGTGGCCGAATTGACCATCGATTTGGCCAGTCTAAAGAACGGCCAGGAGACGGAGGGATGGTATCAACTGACAGGCATGACACCCATGGGCGAATGGGGCTCTTTGAGACTACGTATGCGATATCTGGATGATCTGATCATGCCCTGCGAGGAGTACAGTCCACTGCAGCAGTTGCTGCTCGAACCGGAATTGTATGCCGTCAAGGCGCTCGCCGAACTCTGTCACAATGATCGTGTGCCATTGGCAACGGCATTGTTGCGGGTGTTCCGGCATGAGAAACGGGAAACGGAATTGATACGCATTCTGTGCCAGGCTGAGGTGGCACGTGAGAATGAGACAACGACACTGTTCCGTGGCGCCTCGTTGGCCACCACATTGATGGACTTGTATATGCGGACCGAGTGCAGCGGTTTCCTTCAGTCCGCTGTCAGCGAAACCGTTCAACGCATCCTCGAGAGCAAACAGTCGGCGGAATTGAATCCCACGAAAATGGATGTCAACGATGATGCATGCACAAATGCCGAGTTCCTGCTACAAATACTCGATCTTGTCACACAATCGATCTTCACATCCCCGGACGCTTGTCCCCGCAGTGTCCGTTACATTTGCAATTGCCTGCAAAAGGCCGTGGTTGCCAAATGGCCAACGGAGCGTTTGGTGCGCACCCGTGTCGTCTCCGGTTTTATATTCCTGCGTCTGCTCTGCCCGTCGCTCCTCAATCCGCGCCAATTTGGCCTCGTCAGCGAGACGCCTCCAACGGCCGCCACACGCTCCCTCATCATGGTGGCCAAGTGTCTACAGAATCTGGCCAATCTCATTGAATTTGGCGGCAAG GAGCAATACATGGAGGTGGTCAATCCGTTTATTTTGAAGAACAAGGAGCGTATGATTGTATTCTTAGATCAATTGTCGCTAATTACGGATCCCAATCCGCCGCTGGGCATGTTTGTGGAGCAAAATTCGAATCACAATGCACAGGACACTG gtCGCGAATTAGCCACCTTGCACCACATTTGCGTATCCTATTTGCCGGAATTGCAAGAGCTATCGAATATATTATCGATTAAGAAGCTTGTAACGGTCACCGATATGCTGACCAAGCACAAATTGAAGTATCGCGAGATGATCAGCTAA
- the LOC117793853 gene encoding beta-lactamase-like protein 2 homolog isoform X2 gives MALIPPVTRLTSSIIRILGCNPSPMTLQGTNTYLLGNGKKRILIDTGDENVPQYIEHLNGVLRQEKASIGTIILTHWHHDHVGGVKDIVGSKLADKDCQVYKFKRSDDSDLCPEIPSHIKVQPLEDSQEFAVDGAKVRIVHTPGHTTDHVVLTTDDGTLFSGDCILGEGTAVFEDLFDYMRSLDKILKIQPQRIYPGHGNVIEEPLGKIEYYIQHRNQREQQILQFFVERPLQPWEAMDVVKVVYKETPEQLWPAAAYNVDHHLSKLHKEGKLQVASEKDDTKLYSYQANSAL, from the exons ATGGCACTTATACCGCCGGTAACACGTCTAACCTCCTCGATAATACGCATACTGGGCTGCAATCCCAGTCCGATGACACTGCAGGGCACCAACACCTATTTGTTGGGCAATGGTAAAAA gcgCATACTTATTGACACTGGCGATGAGAATGTGCCCCAGTATATTGAGCACTTGAATGGAGTGCTGCGACAGGAGAAGGCCTCCATTGGCACCATTATATTGACGCACTGGCATCACGATCATGTCGGTGGCGTCAAGGACATTGTGGGCTCCAAGCTGGCCGACAAGG ATTGCCAGGTGTACAAATTCAAGAGGAGCGACGACAGCGATCTCTGCCCTGAGATACCAAGTCACATCAAAGTGCAGCCTCTCGAGGATAGCCAGGAGTTTGCCGTGGATGGCGCCAAGGTGCGCATTGTCCATACGCCAGGACACACCACAGATCATGTTGTGCTCACCACAGACGATGGAACGCTCTTTAGCGGCGATTGCATATTGG GCGAGGGCACCGCTGTCTTTGAGGATCTATTCGATTACATGCGCAGCTTGGATAAAATACTGAAAATACAACCGCAACGCATCTATCCAGGACATGGCAATGTCATTGAGGAGCCGCTGGGCAAGATTGAGTATTATATACAACATCGCAACCAGCGGGAACAGCAGATATTGCAGTTCTTTGTGGAGCGTCCTCTGCAGCCTTGGGAGGCCATGGATGTGGTTAAAGTGGTGTACAAGGAGACACCTGAACAATTGTGGCCAGCGGCTGCCTACAATGTGGATCATCATCTCAGCAAACTACACAAGGAGGGGAAGCTCCAAGTCGCCAGCGAAAAGGATGACACCAAGTTGTATTCTTATCAAGCAAACAGcgcactttaa
- the LOC117793853 gene encoding beta-lactamase-like protein 2 homolog isoform X1, translating into MALIPPVTRLTSSIIRILGCNPSPMTLQGTNTYLLGNGKKRILIDTGDENVPQYIEHLNGVLRQEKASIGTIILTHWHHDHVGGVKDIVGSKLADKALLNADCQVYKFKRSDDSDLCPEIPSHIKVQPLEDSQEFAVDGAKVRIVHTPGHTTDHVVLTTDDGTLFSGDCILGEGTAVFEDLFDYMRSLDKILKIQPQRIYPGHGNVIEEPLGKIEYYIQHRNQREQQILQFFVERPLQPWEAMDVVKVVYKETPEQLWPAAAYNVDHHLSKLHKEGKLQVASEKDDTKLYSYQANSAL; encoded by the exons ATGGCACTTATACCGCCGGTAACACGTCTAACCTCCTCGATAATACGCATACTGGGCTGCAATCCCAGTCCGATGACACTGCAGGGCACCAACACCTATTTGTTGGGCAATGGTAAAAA gcgCATACTTATTGACACTGGCGATGAGAATGTGCCCCAGTATATTGAGCACTTGAATGGAGTGCTGCGACAGGAGAAGGCCTCCATTGGCACCATTATATTGACGCACTGGCATCACGATCATGTCGGTGGCGTCAAGGACATTGTGGGCTCCAAGCTGGCCGACAAGG CGCTCCTCAATGCAGATTGCCAGGTGTACAAATTCAAGAGGAGCGACGACAGCGATCTCTGCCCTGAGATACCAAGTCACATCAAAGTGCAGCCTCTCGAGGATAGCCAGGAGTTTGCCGTGGATGGCGCCAAGGTGCGCATTGTCCATACGCCAGGACACACCACAGATCATGTTGTGCTCACCACAGACGATGGAACGCTCTTTAGCGGCGATTGCATATTGG GCGAGGGCACCGCTGTCTTTGAGGATCTATTCGATTACATGCGCAGCTTGGATAAAATACTGAAAATACAACCGCAACGCATCTATCCAGGACATGGCAATGTCATTGAGGAGCCGCTGGGCAAGATTGAGTATTATATACAACATCGCAACCAGCGGGAACAGCAGATATTGCAGTTCTTTGTGGAGCGTCCTCTGCAGCCTTGGGAGGCCATGGATGTGGTTAAAGTGGTGTACAAGGAGACACCTGAACAATTGTGGCCAGCGGCTGCCTACAATGTGGATCATCATCTCAGCAAACTACACAAGGAGGGGAAGCTCCAAGTCGCCAGCGAAAAGGATGACACCAAGTTGTATTCTTATCAAGCAAACAGcgcactttaa
- the LOC117785509 gene encoding beta-lactamase-like protein 2 homolog: protein MDDLIEASEAPGDSILEDLRQFTGLGYLCYSICVRLLHVVFAIKALLNADCQVYKFKRSDDSDLCPEIPSHIKVQPLEDSQEFAVDGAKVRIVHTPGHTTDHVVLTTDDGTLFSGDCILGEGTAVFEDLFDYMRSLDKILKIQPQRIYPGHGNVIEEPLGKIEYYIQHRNQREQQILQFFVERPLQPWEAMDVVKVVYKETPEQLWPAAAYNVDHHLSKLHKEGKLQVASEKDDTKLYSYQANSAL from the exons ATGGATGACTTGATTGAGGCTAGCGAAGCTCCTGGCGATTCGATCTTGGAAGATTTACGTCAATTT ACTGGATTGGGTTATCTGTGCTATTCTATTTGTGTCCGTCTCTTGCATGTTGTTTTTGCCATTAAAGCGCTCCTCAATGCAGATTGCCAGGTGTACAAATTCAAGAGGAGCGACGACAGCGATCTCTGCCCTGAGATACCAAGTCACATCAAAGTGCAGCCTCTCGAGGATAGCCAGGAGTTTGCCGTGGATGGCGCCAAGGTGCGCATTGTCCATACGCCAGGACACACCACAGATCATGTTGTGCTCACCACAGACGATGGAACGCTCTTTAGCGGCGATTGCATATTGG GCGAGGGCACCGCTGTCTTTGAGGATCTATTCGATTACATGCGCAGCTTGGATAAAATACTGAAAATACAACCGCAACGCATCTATCCAGGACATGGCAATGTCATTGAGGAGCCGCTGGGCAAGATTGAGTATTATATACAACATCGCAACCAGCGGGAACAGCAGATATTGCAGTTCTTTGTGGAGCGTCCTCTGCAGCCTTGGGAGGCCATGGATGTGGTTAAAGTGGTGTACAAGGAGACACCTGAACAATTGTGGCCAGCGGCTGCCTACAATGTGGATCATCATCTCAGCAAACTACACAAGGAGGGGAAGCTCCAAGTCGCCAGCGAAAAGGATGACACCAAGTTGTATTCTTATCAAGCAAACAGcgcactttaa